One window from the genome of Choloepus didactylus isolate mChoDid1 chromosome 2, mChoDid1.pri, whole genome shotgun sequence encodes:
- the LOC119515343 gene encoding purine nucleoside phosphorylase-like, translating to MEKMFTYEDYQSTAEWLLSHTKHRPQVAVICGSGLGGLADKVTQAQAFEYSEIPNFPQSTVPGHAGRLVFGFLNGRACVVMQGRFHFYEGYPLWKVTFPVRVFRLMGVDTLVVTNAAGGLNPKFEVGDIMLIHDHINMLGFSGQNPLRGPNDERFGPRFPAVSDAYDCNLRQKAHCAWKQMGEQRELQEGTYVMVGGPNFETVAECRLLLNLGADAVGMSTVPEVIVARHCGLRVFGFSLITNKVIMSYETIEKANHEEVLESGRKAAQKLEQFVSILMANIPPSDNAI from the coding sequence ATGGAGAAAATGTTCACATACGAAGATTATCAGAGCACTGCAGAATGGCTTCTGTCCCACACCAAGCACCGACCTCAAGTGGCAGTGATCTGTGGCTCTGGGTTAGGAGGTCTGGCTGATAAAGTAACTCAGGCCCAGGCCTTTGAATACAGTGAGATACCCAACTTTCCTCAAAGTACAGTACCAGGTCACGCTGGACGACTGGTGTTTGGGTTCCTGAATGGCCGAGCCTGTGTGGTGATGCAGGGCAGATTCCACTTTTATGAAGGCTACCCGCTCTGGAAGGTAACGTTCCCAGTGAGGGTTTTCCGGCTTATGGGTGTGGACACCCTAGTGGTCACCAATGCAGCTGGAGGGCTTAACCCCAAGTTTGAGGTTGGAGATATCATGCTGATCCATGATCATATCAACATGCTTGGTTTCTCTGGCCAGAACCCTCTCAGAGGTCCCAATGATGAAAGGTTTGGCCCTCGTTTTCCTGCTGTGTCTGATGCTTATGACTGCAATCTGAGGCAGAAGGCTCACTGTGCCTGGAAACAAATGGGGGAGCAGCGAGAGCTGCAGGAAGGCACCTATGTGATGGTGGGAGGCCCCAACTTTGAAACCGTTGCAGAGTGTCGTCTGCTGCTCAACCTGGGGGCTGACGCTGTCGGCATGAGCACAGTACCAGAAGTTATAGTTGCACGGCACTGTGGACTTAGAGTTTTTGGCTTCTCTCTCATCACTAACAAGGTTATTATGAGTTATGAAACCATAGAGAAGGCTAATCATGAGGAAGTACTGGAATCTGGGAGAAAAGCTGCACAGAAATTGGAACAGTTTGTCTCCATTCTCATGGCTAACATTCCACCCTCTGACAATGCCATTTGA